The nucleotide window agaatgtgttgaattaacatattagtagtagaagagaatgcagtagatgacatgtgcttgtagtatattttcttggatagtgttgactaccttgcattcaaacatatcccttgtattcatctcatccgaagCACCGATttcataagcacttacgcacattgcatcatacaggattgcAAACCGAGAACCTAGTCGTCATACTCGAGGagtccgaggagcagctcgaggtatagccgcaggaagtgcccgaagccaacgaggaggacgttaaggaacttccggagtgccccgatcaccgcccgagctccttcgagagaggcaagccccggagcatttttctcctagtttgcaattatttaattaaatgctttactttaattgatgcattatgttcaggagttgtttgcaaccgttgctgcattataccttgtctacctttgttatactatatccttgttacccgggtatccgcagtcgagtcaatgcttagctggcttagaccggtagaagtcgggtgattttcggtcacctacgagctataggtggttacctggatctgcttgaatgactatgaagtcatggtataactaagtgttaaatgaagttgagaccggacggagacttgcagagttttggactgtagtgtttccgtctgtgtcgattaaggatcgaccattgttgggcctcgagtcatgttgaacgcatgtcttacatttagctggccggataaagtaccttctgaccgtgaagctgggagattattcgggctgagtagattgcccgcaatgcactgtgccggagcaggtgtggtaggacacgggggcgagatgataagaccaaaaagcagtcggtcggcccccgggtacatgtggttcctggcaaactcaagattcctggatagttgactcggtgatcaatatctcactttagcgggtgagtgaggtttgtgtaaggaataaatcaccagctggttaggaatcgattcgaatcgtcatcgctcctggatagtgagcacttgacttgagttacttcatcatagtaaatgtttatggaacacttggacagttatagtgaatataacagtatggaagttgtttaatgatcattggttatcattatctgcttaatcacatgtttgctctagtataggtgcaaatctagtcaacaggttaataataattaaattgacaataatgcttttaggaaggttcttgaaaggctaaaaatgcttcttttgcaaatgagtcagctaccctactataaagcctgtcataattcttggtgtcacttattttcggttatgtcgggtaagtctagctgagtaccttctcgtactcagggttttattcccacttgttgcagatgggcagatgtattacggctactgtatcaactgcctttatcctgcgatgggtgatgcttaggaccatgggcatggtcattccttacgtctcgtctgatgcttttgttggagatgatcattcgctggcactatatttgaactccacgtgagtgtgtgtgtggtttgaacaaatggcttctgctacttttattcgaacttgttttgtaataactatgttgaaactctgatgtatctaagattgtgaacttttatgtaatatgtgatggtgaccgctaaacttattacgatcttggctggaatagaagttggtttgaaatccttcgtgatttcacggactaccggattatacgggcttaagtttgctaaatcgtctgctctagcggatgattttcttacttaatttcatataattggtcggttctgttacaatcagcgccaccctcgacctcaaataggaagccgtgctcgtcgaatTTCTCCACGTGAATGCCGATATgcttgcatggagtccctcggacatgttgGGCATACTGAGGGAGGAcgccgagcatgccttagacATTCAGGccggctccaagccggtgaagcaacgcctgcgccgattcgacgaggaaaagtgcagggccattggcgaggaggtgcagaagcttttggtggctggattcatcaaagaagtatcccacccggagtggttagctaatcccgtattagttaagaagaaaaataggaagtggagaatgtgtgtagactacatggGTCtaaacaaagcgtgtccaaaagtccctttcccattaccccgaatcgaccaaatcatcgactccactacgggatgtgaaaccctatccttccttgatgcgtattccggttaccatcagatcaagatgaaagagtccgaccagctcacgacttctttcatcacaccatttggcatgtactgctatgtgactatgtcgttcggcctcagaaatgcaggggccacataccagcagtgcatgactcatgtctttggcgagcacatcaggaagaccatcgaggcctatgtggacgacattgtggtcaagtccaggaaggccagtgatctcgtcggtgacttggaaatagccttcagatgcctcagGGAAAAGAGCATCAAGCTTAACCCCaaaaagtgtgtcttcggggtcccttGAGGCATGcttttaggattcatagtctcgaaacGCGGCATCGAAGTCAACTCGAataaggtctcggccgtgaccaacgtGGGGCCGATctaagacctcaagggagtacagaaggttatgggatgccttgcgacaatgagccgcttcatctcgcgccttgacgaaaaaggcttgcctctataccACCTCTTGAGGAAATCAGAACGCTTTTcatggacccccgaggccaaagaagccctcaccaaactcaaggcattgctcaccaatccacCCATCCTGGTACCGCCAGCCAAGGGCGAGGCTCTCTTGCTCTACGTCGCCGccacgacccaagtggtcagtgtagccatagtagtcgagaggcaggaagaggggcatgctctacccatccaacgacctatttacttcattagCGAAGTACTCTCtaagaccaaaacacgctacccccacatccagaaactgatctacgccatagtcttggctcgacgcaagctgcatcactactttgaATCCCACCCGataaccgtggtgtcgtctttccccctaagggagataatccataaccgggaggcctcaggtaggatagccaagtgggccatcgaactcatggagGAGGCTTTGTCCTTTGCACCTCGAAAAGCAATCAaatcttaggtcttggccgatttcatggcagaatggaccgacacccaactgccacctgcccaAATCTAGGTGGAATACTacaccatgtacttcgatgggtccttgATGAAGACTAGGGCGggtgtgggtctgctcttcatctcacccctcggagtacacatgcgctacatgatttggctccacttcaccgcctccaacaacgcagccgagtacgaagccctcgtcaatggcttgcagatcgccgtcgaacttggggtacggcgtctcgacgtacggggcgaTTCATAGCTCgttgtcgatcaggtgatgaaggagtcgaactgccatgaccccaagatggaggcatactacaaGCTAGTACatcgccttgaagacaagttcgacggtctcgaactcaaccacatcgtgcaaaaattcaatgaggccgtggacgaactggcaaagatggcatcggcacgggccccggtccccccgaacgtcttcgccagagatctCCATGAGCCTTCCATCAACTACGCCTTGGCagcagaagagggcccaccggtcgagcccactgCAGGACTCGAGGCCCCCTCGGTCTCCAAGACCCCCGTGGCCGAGACCAAGGTTATGGAAGTAAACGCAGAGCCTcctgaggccaaccagggcatggactggcgggtctcattccttgattgcctcatctAAGGAGAGCTCCTTGCAGATAGGACCAAAGCCAGATGGCTTGCACGGTGAGCCAAGACTTACATCCTCAACACGGCGAGTTATACCggtgaagcccatctggcgtcctccagcgatgcatcaccaccgaggcaggccaagccctactttgggacttgcacggaggggcctatgggcaccatgcagTGCCTCGGATGCTCATCGGGAAcgccttccaccaagggttctactggccgacggtggttgccgatgccaccaagctagtacgctcctacgagggatgctagtactacgcGCGGCAAACGCACCTcctagcccaagccctccaaaccatccctattaCATGGcccttcgccgtgtgggggctggacatggttgggcctctacagaaagcccctaggggctacacccatctattggtagcaatcgataagttctccaagtggatcgaggctcgtccgatcaatcaaatcaaatccgagcaagcggtgctattcttcactgatatcatccataggttcagggttccgaacaccatcgtCACTGACAATGGGATGCAATTCACCGACTGCAAGTTCCTGacattctgcgatgaccaccacatccgtgtggcctggtcggccgtgggacaccctaggacgaatggccaagtagaacgtgccaatgacatgatcctacaaggcctcaagccgagaatatacaactggttgaagaagtttggcaagaaatggcttgccaaactcccgttagtcatctggagcctaaggaataccccgagccgagccatggggtttacactgttcttcctggtctatggggctgaggccatcctcccactgacttggagtatggttccccaaggcttcaggcctacaatgagcagagcaaccgcattacccgcgaggacgccctcgaccaactggaggaagcctgagacgttgcgctgctacattcagccaaataccagcaagctctatgatgctatcaagcctggcgtgttcgaagccaagacctgaaggtgggcaacctggtgctgaggctgaggcagagcaacaagggctgccacaagctaaccctaccatgggaaggaccatacatcgtcgcccaagtgctaaagc belongs to Miscanthus floridulus cultivar M001 chromosome 4, ASM1932011v1, whole genome shotgun sequence and includes:
- the LOC136548962 gene encoding uncharacterized protein; its protein translation is MEAYYKLVHRLEDKFDGLELNHIVQKFNEAVDELAKMASARAPVPPNVFARDLHEPSINYALAAEEGPPVEPTAGLEAPSVSKTPVAETKVMEVNAEPPEANQGMDWRVSFLDCLI